A stretch of Halichondria panicea chromosome 1, odHalPani1.1, whole genome shotgun sequence DNA encodes these proteins:
- the LOC135352262 gene encoding uncharacterized protein LOC135352262 isoform X1, translated as MLSSNEVDTYGSNEHHFSLAHKTSLHGRLPIIQFLVESGLPSSALQIPDDSFTTPAMLAIQLLMDFGYSMVHTDRENQKPVDWADAMGQNICVRYLMMYETCWALSGELTHMAEQLAIVQKENGQLRDAFSSLEKEHESAITKLLTSHEERLTKMREHHVDLMGINTAHEPGHSAHWRGRGYCTISQ; from the exons ATGTTGAGCAGTAACGAGGTGGACACGTACGGTAGTAACGAGCACCACTTCAGTCTGGCCCACAAGACTTCCCTCCATGGCCGCCTGCCCATCATACAGttcctagtggagagtggACTGCCCTCCTCCGCACTGCAGATACCAGATGACTCATTCACCACACCCGCCATGCTCGCTATACAG ctgctcATGGACTTTGGCTACAGCATGGTCCACACGGACAGGGAGAACCAGAAGCCGGTGGATTGGGCCGATGCTATGGGTCAGAATATCTGTGTCCGCTATCTCATGATGTACGAGACTTGTTGGGCACTCTCCGGAGAACTGACACACATGGCCGAGCAGCTCGCTAT tgTACAGAAGGAGAATGGACAGCTACGAGATGCATTCTCCAGTCTAGAGAAAGAGCATGAATCTGCCATTACTAAACTGCTGACTAGTCACGAGGAGAGACTGACTAAGATGAGGGAACATCACGTCGACCTCATGGGCATCAATACTGCACATGAACCAGGACACTCCGCCcactggagggggaggggctactgCACCATCAGCCAATAA
- the LOC135352240 gene encoding mitogen-activated protein kinase kinase kinase 21-like isoform X2 has translation MFSLRDDADLREFVLENVEHFGEERVLGTGSYGSVQEVMINGEVYAAKKIHEVLLETDKRGGVANLAGNYRRECRLMARIRHPNITQFIGLCFVAGSRLPLLVMERLDSSLDDLLESTPNIPLSVTQYVLVCVARGLLHLHRESVVHRDLTARNVLLTASLRAKITDFGNSRIVNLEPGRLARTLTRFPGTLVYMPPEALSDRGHSVYGPSLDVFSFGVLHLFALTQVFPGDLLAPTYSDPNNPDHLLARSEFERRGPYTALLERSLAGGREHPLFGLVRECLANTPERRPTTAELLSSLEEVGREMDGGLLQLDIARVKTARTLRAKEKRIEALQREMVQKDRILERKDEQIVQKDEQLTEKDVLLVQKDDQLDQKDGLLAQKDELLVQKDEEVADKDTQLARLQQILNSVRANAATKDGVIADKDRQLSEQESTITDLISQREAALVERAALLQISTNKDAELVRRDAIIQQQRQGPPPRELRPPLTLKWRRGKDMPIGMGFSVQSVVIGDTVYVGGGVAVNDRDKCTVMKLEQDQWTKLPEYTAQYFAMTSLANRLVLVGGFDRRNNKCTNQLAVFESGKWPHPYPPMNIARSCSTAVSFNNLIIVAGGQDNKGRTSSVEVLDVASRRWYIAQSLPNPRSKLKSTLIGNTLYLMGGYDHNGSATTIVHHVDLNELIAKAISNQDTPTLWQTLQKVPLVYSAPLSIGRSLLAVGGRDDRANPSSSIHLYQPDTRRWVKVGDLPTARLCCTCSVLPSGELIVAGGQTNLYTYIQTVEIFSISAN, from the exons ATGTTTTCTTTGCGAGATGATGCTGACTTGAGGGAGTTTGTGCTGGAGAATGTGGAGCACTTTGGAGAGGAGAGAGTTCTAGGAACTGGCTCCTATGGCTCTGTTCAAGAg gtgaTGATCAATGGTGAGGTGTATGCAGCCAAGAAGATCCACGAGGTTCTCCTGGAGACGGACAAGCGTGGTGGAGTGGCCAACCTAGCTGGGAACTACCGCCGAGAGTGTCGACTCATGGCTCGCATCCGTCACCCCAACATCACCCAGTTCATTGGgctgtgttttgtggctggcTCTCGACTGCCCCTCCTGGTCATGGAGAGGTTGGACTCAAGTCTGGACGATCTCCTGGAGTCCACCCCCAACATACCCCTCTCTGTCACCCAGTACGTTCTGGTCTGTGTGGCTCGAGGGCTGCTCCACCTGCATCGTGAGTCCGtggtccatcgtgacctcactgccagGAACGTCCTGCTGACGGCATCTCTGAGAGCCAAGATCACAGACTTTGGTAACTCTCGTATCGTGAATCTAGAGCCTGGTCGACTGGCCAGGACTCTGACGAGGTTTCCTGGGACACTGGTGTACATGCCGCCCGAGGCCCTCTCTGACAGAGGCCACAGTGTGTACGGACCCAGTCTGGACGTCTTCTCTTTCGGAGTGCTGCATTTGTTTGCACTCACACAA GTGTTTCCAGGAGATCTCCTTGCCCCCACGTACAGCGACCCCAACAACCCAGAccacctcctggctcgctcagagtttgagcgtCGAGGTCCCTACACGGCTCTCCTTGAGAGGAGTCTGGCGGGTGGACGTGAGCACCCTCTGTTTGGTCTggtgagggagtgtctggCCAACACCCCAGAGAGAAGACCGACCACCGCTGAGCTCCTCTcgtctctggaggaggtggggaggGAGATGGACGGAGGACTGCTCCAGCTGGACATTGCACGAGTGAAGACTGCCAGGACCCTCAGGGCAAAGGAGAAGAGGATAGAGGCTCTACAg AGAGAGATGGTCCAGAAGGACAGGATACTGGAGAGGAAAGATGAGCAAATAGTACAGAAAGATGAACAACTTACTGAGAAAGATGTACTTCTTGTGCAAAAAGACGATCAACTAGATCAAAAAGACGGACTTCTGGCACAAAAAGATGAGCTACTTGTTCAAAAAGATGAGGAAGTAGCAGACAAAGATACTCAGCTGGCTAGACTGCAACAG ATATTGAATAGTGTCCGTGCTAATGCTGCCACCAAAGATGGTGTGATTGCTGACAAGGACAGacaactcagtgaacaagagtCAACGATCACTGATCTCATTTCCCAGAGAGAGGCTGCTCTAGTTGAGAGGGCCGCTCTCTTACAG atttccaccaacaaagatgctgagctggtcaggagagacgccatcattcaacagcagagacag ggtccccctcccagagagttgagacctccactcactctgaaatggagaagaggaaaagacatgccaatcggAATGGGCTtctcggtacagagtgttgttatcggtgacacggtgtatgttggtggaggtgtTGCAGTCAATGATCGTGAcaagtgtacagtgatgaagctcgagcaagatcaatggaccaaactaccagagtacactgcccagtacttcgctatgacatcactcgctaatcgactagtgctggtgggaggattTGATCGAAGAAACAACAAATGCACCAATCAGCTAGCAGTGTTTGAGTCAGGGAAATGgcctcacccgtacccaccaatgaacattgctcgttcttgctcaacagctgtctccttcaacaacctcatcattgtagctggtgggcagGATAATAAAggacgtacctcctctgtggaggtgttggacgtggcatcaagaagatggtacattgctcagtcactacctaacccacgatcaaaactgaaatcgactctcataggaaacaccctctacctaatgggagggtacgATCACAATGGGAGTGCAACCACGAtagtgcaccacgtcgacctcaatgaacttaTTGCAAAGGCCATTTCCAAccaggacacacccactctctggcagaccttacagaaagtaccactcgtgtattcagctcctctcagtattgggaggtcactattagccgttggtggacgggACGACAGAGccaacccaagttcatcgatacacctctaccagcctgacaccaggaggtgggtgaaagtgggagacctgcctactgcacgactctgctgcacatgctcagtacttcctagtggagagctcattgtagccggaggacagacaaaTTTATATACTTATATTCAAACTGTTGAGATCTTCTCTATtagtgctaattag
- the LOC135352240 gene encoding uncharacterized protein LOC135352240 isoform X3: MSDYLTIADLKKLYLVTFDARIKWRNILLILDVPQATIHSIGKEWSNNPDDCYREGLIKWLNEGGKSWKEMVEALTSPIVGEAHIAQTIEKDHLQSTDASNPTDVKSEGHVHIARTIERDHLQSTGPSNPKKLKLQVDQDRQLINDDLTVFLDEPLGSGAFGAVFKGSFKGNPCAIKLLHQIAMEMHASIPVGKNKEASDAIDRESDFLKSFQHPNVVQYLSTAKHPKSGGTILVVELMDCNLRSYFSGLDEESLTSECEISLSKDMAYGLAYIHSKKIIHRDLCGDNVLLKLTRPVPIAKISDFGMSRLYDSSKLSHTLTAIGHRMGYLPLEAIRLEEEKYDSSLDVFSYGVIVTQIICKLETIKSAKDRSFHVAQIPHTHRLRKLIDSCLQEDMRRRPSARDIYTYLTTSSDPVEATKRESKDTEQVKKAHSEPIEHKDAELIRREAIIQQQRQGPPPRELRPPLTLKWRRGKDMPIGMGFSVQSVVIGDTVYVGGGVAVNDRDKCTVMKLEQDQWTKLPEYTAQYFAMTSLANRLVLVGGFDRRNNKCTNQLAVFESGKWPHPYPPMNIARSCSTAVSFNNLIIVAGGQDNKGRTSSVEVLDVASRRWYIAQSLPNPRSKLKSTLIGNTLYLMGGYDHNGSATTIVHHVDLNELIAKAISNQDTPTLWQTLQKVPLVYSAPLSIGRSLLAVGGRDDRANPSSSIHLYQPDTRRWVKVGDLPTARLCCTCSVLPSGELIVAGGQTNLYTYIQTVEIFSISAN, encoded by the exons ATGTCggactatctcacaatagcagatctaaagAAATTGTACCTCgtcacgtttgatgctcgaattaAGTGGCGAAACATCTTGCTTATTCTTGACGTACCCCAGGCTACAATCCACAGCATCGGGAAAGAATGGAGCAacaatcctgatgactgctatcgtgagggtttgatTAAATGGCTTAATGAAGGAGGGAAGAGCTGGAAAGAGATGGTGGAGGCATTGACCAGTCCCATCGTGGGTGAAGCTCACATAGCCCAGaccatcgagaaagatcatctacagtctactgatgcaagcaatcctactgatgtgaagtcagagg GCCACGttcacatagccaggaccatcgaaagagatcatctacagtctactggTCCAAGCAATCCTAAAAAACTAAAATTACAGG TTGACCAAGATCGCCAGTTGATCAACGATGATCTAACTGTTTTCTTAGACGAACCACTCGGTAGTGGTGCttttggagcagtcttcaaaggcagcttCAAGGGCAATCCTTGTGCTATCAAACTTCTACATCAGATTGCTATGGAGATGCACGCAAGTATTCCAGTCGGTAAAAACAAAGAAGCTAGCGATGCAATTGATCGTGAGAGtgattttctcaagtcgttcCAGCACCCAAATGTTGTTCAGTATTTATCGACTGCCAAGCATCCAAAATCGGGtggtacaatcctcgttgttgagctgatggattgcaatttgagatcctatttctctggccttgatgaagagtctctcactagcgaatgtgaaattagcctctccaaagacatggcttATGGTCTGGCGTACATTCATAGCAAGaagattatccaccgtgacctctgtggcgataacgtcttgctgaaACTTACACGACCAGTGCCTATCGCAAAGATttccgactttggcatgtcacggctatatgattcctccaagcttagccacaccctcacagccattggtcaccgtatggggtatctacctctcgaggctattcgattggaAGAGGAGAAATACGATAGTAGCCTGGATGTGTTTTCTTATGGGGTGATTGTGACGCAAATTATTTGCAAGCTGGAGACGATCAAATCAGCCAAggatcgatcattccatgttgcccagatccctcacacacacaggttgaggaagcttatcgacagttgtttgcaagaagacatgaggaggagaccatctgccagggacatct ATACTTACCTAACAACAAGCTCGGacccagtggaggcaacaaagagggagtcaaaggacactgaacaagtcaagaag gcacacagtGAACCGAttgagcacaaagatgctgagctgatCAGGAGAGaggccatcattcaacagcagagacaa ggtccccctcccagagagttgagacctccactcactctgaaatggagaagaggaaaagacatgccaatcggAATGGGCTtctcggtacagagtgttgttatcggtgacacggtgtatgttggtggaggtgtTGCAGTCAATGATCGTGAcaagtgtacagtgatgaagctcgagcaagatcaatggaccaaactaccagagtacactgcccagtacttcgctatgacatcactcgctaatcgactagtgctggtgggaggattTGATCGAAGAAACAACAAATGCACCAATCAGCTAGCAGTGTTTGAGTCAGGGAAATGgcctcacccgtacccaccaatgaacattgctcgttcttgctcaacagctgtctccttcaacaacctcatcattgtagctggtgggcagGATAATAAAggacgtacctcctctgtggaggtgttggacgtggcatcaagaagatggtacattgctcagtcactacctaacccacgatcaaaactgaaatcgactctcataggaaacaccctctacctaatgggagggtacgATCACAATGGGAGTGCAACCACGAtagtgcaccacgtcgacctcaatgaacttaTTGCAAAGGCCATTTCCAAccaggacacacccactctctggcagaccttacagaaagtaccactcgtgtattcagctcctctcagtattgggaggtcactattagccgttggtggacgggACGACAGAGccaacccaagttcatcgatacacctctaccagcctgacaccaggaggtgggtgaaagtgggagacctgcctactgcacgactctgctgcacatgctcagtacttcctagtggagagctcattgtagccggaggacagacaaaTTTATATACTTATATTCAAACTGTTGAGATCTTCTCTATtagtgctaattag
- the LOC135336752 gene encoding uncharacterized protein LOC135336752, which yields MSKLKSSQLTDIFWNKLVDFENDPDYSRRIRKAIVALGRQPDSEIIVLSPYVHVKEDGEIIPLRECTYVWVESVIKKEGVVPSGVQFYKTLPTIPTPDRPLDVLLGGLRELTQSNFYSAVFVLGSVASSLFYEKLQATYGSFGVTMVVGEVNRGKTKSVELCLAALGVRHARFSSISDALLRKLLHGGMPWCFDDPDTAEQVMKILLTVFGGNTTGNALSSGSCRVSPLVTANVHILDALASMDKRYIIL from the exons ATGTCTAAGCTTAAAAGCAGTCAGCTCACTGACATCTTCTGGAACAAGCTTGTGGACTTCGAAAA TGACCCTGACTATTCTCGAAGAATCAGAAAAGCAATTGTTGCACTAGGAAGGCAGCCTGATAGTGAGATTATTGTTCTCAGTCCTTATGTCCATGTGAAAGAGGACGGTGAGATCATACCACTTCGAGAATGCACTTACGTATGGGTCGAGAGTGTAATCAAGAAAGAAGGAGTAGTTCCAAGCGGGGTACAGTTTTACAAGACACTCCCTACCATCCCTACTCCTGATAGGCCATTGGATGTACTGTTAGGTGGCCTGCGTGAGCTGACTCAGAGCAATTTCTACTCTGCTGTCTTTGTGTTAG GCTCTGTGGCTTCCTCGTTGTTTTATGAGAAGCTACAAGCAACTTACGGGAGTTTTGGTGTCACAATGGTTGTGGGAGAAGTAAACCGTGGTAAAACCAAGAGTGTGGAGCTCTGTCTAGCTGCACTAGGAGTCAGACATGCTCGTTTCTCTTCCATCAGTGATGCTCTCTTACGGAAGTTGCTTCATGGTGGTATGCCATGGTGTTTTGACGACCCTGACACGGCAGAGCAAGTTATGAAGATCCTGCTGACAGTCTTCGGTGGTAATACAACTGGTAATGCACTGTCAAGTGGCTCTTGTCGTGTGTCTCCTCTAGTAACAGCCAATGTGCACATTTTGGATGCTCTAGCTTCAATGGACAAGAGGTATATAATCTTATAA
- the LOC135352250 gene encoding leucine-rich repeat serine/threonine-protein kinase 2-like produces the protein MSDYLTIADLGDLYIATFDARIKWRNFLLVLKIPSDTIDSIGKDWSNNPDDCYREGLKEWLKGGERSWEDVFKALSSPIVGHSDIARTIEKDHLQSTDASNPTDVKSEVDENHQKINDDLTVFLDELLGKGAFGAVFKGSYKGEICAVKLLIYEAVEMQTGFPVGKSEEASKASDRECEYLQSLQHPNVVLYLSTAKHPKSGDTILVVELMDCSLRSYFSSLDKESLTSECEISLSKDMACGLAYIHSKQIIHRDLCGDNVLLKLTQPVPVAKISDFGMSRLCDFSELSHTLTAIDHRKGYLPLEAPQRNYDNSVDVFSLGAIMVQIVCKLKTIKSVEDRSFHVAQIPHTHRLRKLIDSCLQEDMRRRPSARDIYASLTSDSDTVEATKRKSKDTQVKHQVSEKDTHSQASMTIDRLQAKQVCGLEEVITPQQEQFEVQPREIDHLVKSLQIQPWEDTQPDNNLTADVDLTSGSDTVEATKRESKDTQPVKKAYRERIEHKDAVLVRRDAIIQHQHTIIEDVCKKTGVRDQQLDQEIPESDIILIAVKFPHLLNVHKALNINDLHHVYEKLHESASPHWFNLGLALGLTYPVLTNISIASIME, from the exons atgtctgactatctcacaatagcagatctaggagatctatacatagctacgtttgatgctcgaatcaaGTGGCGAAACTTCTTGCTTGTTCTTAAAATACCCTCGGATACCATCGATAGCATTGGGAAAGATTGGAGCAacaatcctgatgactgctatcgtgagggtttgaaagaatggctgaaaggtggtgagagaagctgggaagatgttttcaaagctttgtcaagtcctattgtgggccacagtgacatagccaggaccatcgagaaagatcatctacagtctactgatgcaagcaatcctactgatgtgaagtcagagg ttgaCGAAAATCACCAGAAGATCAACGATGATTTAACAGTTTTCCTAGACGAGCTACTaggtaaaggtgcatttggagcagtctttAAAGGCAGCTACAAGGGCGAGATTTGTGCAGTCAAACTTCTAATTTATGAAGCTGTAGAAATGCAGACAGGTTTCCCAGTCGGCAAAAGTGAAGAAGCCAGCAAAGCATCTGATCGTGAGTGTGAGTATCTCCAGTCActccagcacccaaacgttgttctgtatttgtcgactgccaagcaccccaaatcaggtgATACAATCCttgttgttgagctgatggattgtagtctgagatcctatttctccagCCTTGATAaagagtccctcactagcgaatgtgaaattagcctctccaaagacatggcttgtggtctggcctacattcacagcaagcagattatccaccgtgacctctgtggcgataacgtcttgctgaagctAACACAGCCAGTGCCTGTCGCAAAAATttccgactttggcatgtcacggctatgTGATTTCTCCgagcttagccacaccctcacagccattgATCACCGTAaggggtatctacctctcgaggctCCTCAAAGGAATTACGATAATAGCGTCGATGTTTTTTCCCTTGGGGCGATTATGGTacagattgtttgcaagctgaagacgatcaaatctgtggaagatcgatcattccatgttgcccagattcctcacacacacaggttgaggaagcttatcgacagttgcttgcaagaagacatgaggaggagaccatctgccagggacatct ATGCTTCACTGACAAGTGACTCTGacacagtggaggcaacaaagaggaaGTCCAAGGACACTCAAGTAAAACATCAAGTATCTGAGAAAGACACTCATTCACAAGCATCTATGACTATCGATCGGCTTCAAGCTAAGCAAGTTTGTGGACTAGAAGAAGTGATCACTCCTCAACAAGAACAGTTTGAAGTTCAACCCAGAGAAATTGATCATCTAGTGAAGTCTCTACAGATACAACCTTGggaggacactcaaccagatAATAACTTGACTGCAGATGTTGACCTGACAAGTGGCTCGGacacagtggaggcaacaaagagggagtcaaaggacactcaaccagtcaagaag gcatACAGGGAACGGAttgagcacaaagatgctgtgctggtcaggagagacgccatcattcaacatcAACATACCA TAATAGAAGATGTGTGtaagaagactggagtgagggaccaacaactagatcaagaaatccctgagagtgacatcattctaatcGCGGTGAAATTTCCTCACCTGCTGAACGTGCACAAG GCTTTGAATATTAATGATCTACACCATGTTTATGAGAAACTACATGAAAGTGCCAGCCCTCACTGGTTCAATCTGGGATTGGCTCTAGGTCTAACTTATCCTGTTCTCACCAATATATCGATAGCGAGCATCATGGAATAA
- the LOC135352240 gene encoding mitogen-activated protein kinase kinase kinase 21-like isoform X1, with protein sequence MFSLRDDADLREFVLENVEHFGEERVLGTGSYGSVQEVMINGEVYAAKKIHEVLLETDKRGGVANLAGNYRRECRLMARIRHPNITQFIGLCFVAGSRLPLLVMERLDSSLDDLLESTPNIPLSVTQYVLVCVARGLLHLHRESVVHRDLTARNVLLTASLRAKITDFGNSRIVNLEPGRLARTLTRFPGTLVYMPPEALSDRGHSVYGPSLDVFSFGVLHLFALTQVFPGDLLAPTYSDPNNPDHLLARSEFERRGPYTALLERSLAGGREHPLFGLVRECLANTPERRPTTAELLSSLEEVGREMDGGLLQLDIARVKTARTLRAKEKRIEALQREMVQKDRILERKDEQIVQKDEQLTEKDVLLVQKDDQLDQKDGLLAQKDELLVQKDEEVADKDTQLARLQQILNSVRANAATKDGVIADKDRQLSEQESTITDLISQREAALVERAALLQISTNKDAELVRRDAIIQQQRQGPPPRELRPPLTLKWRRGKDMPIKMGRSVQSVVIGDTVYVGGGNAFNDRDKCTVMKLEQDQWTKLPEYTAKWFTMTSLASRLVLVGGIDSRNKKCTNQLAVFESREWTHPYPPMNIARDSSTAVSFNNHIIVAGGYDDEVRTSSVEVLDVASRIWYIAQSLPNPRSHLKSTLIGNTLYLMGGFDHKTVYHVDLTELVAKAHSNLDTPTLWQTLQEAPLELSTPLSIGRSLLAVGGQDDRANPSSSIHLYQPDTRWWVKVGDLPTAQHLCTCSVLPSGEVIVAGGLTASNYNYYSNIIYTQSVDFFTISAN encoded by the exons ATGTTTTCTTTGCGAGATGATGCTGACTTGAGGGAGTTTGTGCTGGAGAATGTGGAGCACTTTGGAGAGGAGAGAGTTCTAGGAACTGGCTCCTATGGCTCTGTTCAAGAg gtgaTGATCAATGGTGAGGTGTATGCAGCCAAGAAGATCCACGAGGTTCTCCTGGAGACGGACAAGCGTGGTGGAGTGGCCAACCTAGCTGGGAACTACCGCCGAGAGTGTCGACTCATGGCTCGCATCCGTCACCCCAACATCACCCAGTTCATTGGgctgtgttttgtggctggcTCTCGACTGCCCCTCCTGGTCATGGAGAGGTTGGACTCAAGTCTGGACGATCTCCTGGAGTCCACCCCCAACATACCCCTCTCTGTCACCCAGTACGTTCTGGTCTGTGTGGCTCGAGGGCTGCTCCACCTGCATCGTGAGTCCGtggtccatcgtgacctcactgccagGAACGTCCTGCTGACGGCATCTCTGAGAGCCAAGATCACAGACTTTGGTAACTCTCGTATCGTGAATCTAGAGCCTGGTCGACTGGCCAGGACTCTGACGAGGTTTCCTGGGACACTGGTGTACATGCCGCCCGAGGCCCTCTCTGACAGAGGCCACAGTGTGTACGGACCCAGTCTGGACGTCTTCTCTTTCGGAGTGCTGCATTTGTTTGCACTCACACAA GTGTTTCCAGGAGATCTCCTTGCCCCCACGTACAGCGACCCCAACAACCCAGAccacctcctggctcgctcagagtttgagcgtCGAGGTCCCTACACGGCTCTCCTTGAGAGGAGTCTGGCGGGTGGACGTGAGCACCCTCTGTTTGGTCTggtgagggagtgtctggCCAACACCCCAGAGAGAAGACCGACCACCGCTGAGCTCCTCTcgtctctggaggaggtggggaggGAGATGGACGGAGGACTGCTCCAGCTGGACATTGCACGAGTGAAGACTGCCAGGACCCTCAGGGCAAAGGAGAAGAGGATAGAGGCTCTACAg AGAGAGATGGTCCAGAAGGACAGGATACTGGAGAGGAAAGATGAGCAAATAGTACAGAAAGATGAACAACTTACTGAGAAAGATGTACTTCTTGTGCAAAAAGACGATCAACTAGATCAAAAAGACGGACTTCTGGCACAAAAAGATGAGCTACTTGTTCAAAAAGATGAGGAAGTAGCAGACAAAGATACTCAGCTGGCTAGACTGCAACAG ATATTGAATAGTGTCCGTGCTAATGCTGCCACCAAAGATGGTGTGATTGCTGACAAGGACAGacaactcagtgaacaagagtCAACGATCACTGATCTCATTTCCCAGAGAGAGGCTGCTCTAGTTGAGAGGGCCGCTCTCTTACAG atttccaccaacaaagatgctgagctggtcaggagagacgccatcattcaacagcagagacag ggtccccctcccagagagttgagacctccactcactctgaaatggagaagaggaaaagacatgccaatcaagatgggtcgctcggtacagagtgttgttatcggtgacacggtgtatgttggtggaggtaaTGCATTCAATGATCGTGAcaagtgtacagtgatgaagctcgagcaagatcaatggaccaaactaccagagtacactgccaagtggttcactatgacatcactcgctagtcgactagtgctggtgggaggaatTGATTCAAGAAACAAAAAATgcaccaatcagcttgcagtgtttgaatcaagggaatggactcacccgtacccaccaatgaacattgctcgtgattcctcaacagctgtctcctttaacaaccacatcattgtagctggtgggtaTGATGATGAAgtacgtacctcctctgtggaggtgttggacgtggcatcaagaatatggtacattgctcagtcactacctaacccacgatcacatctgaaatcaactctcataggaaacaccctctacctaatgggagggttcGATCACAAGACAGTgtaccacgtcgacctcactGAACTCGTTGCAAAGGCCCATTcgaacctggacacacccactctctggcagaccttacaggaagcaCCACTCGAGTTGTCaactcctctcagtattgggaggtcactattagccgttggtggacaaGACGACAGAGccaacccaagttcatcgatccacctctaccagcctgacacaaggtggtgggtgaaagtgggagacctgcctactgcacaaCACctctgcacatgctcagtacttcctagtggagaggtcattgtagccggaggactaACAGcaagtaattataattattatagtaatattatatatactcaaAGTGTTGATTTCTTCactataagtgctaattag